The Ancylobacter sp. WKF20 genome contains a region encoding:
- the ilvD gene encoding dihydroxy-acid dehydratase, with protein sequence MPAYRSRTTTHGRNMAGARGLWRATGMKDSDFGKPIIAVVNSFTQFVPGHVHLKDLGQMVAREIEAAGGVAKEFNTIAVDDGIAMGHDGMLYSLPSRELIADSVEYMVNAHCADAMVCISNCDKITPGMLMASLRLNIPTVFVSGGPMEAGKVVLNGKAKALDLVDAMVAAADDRISDEDVKAIERSACPTCGSCSGMFTANSMNCLTEALGLSLPGNGSTLATHADRKRLFVEAGHLVVDLARRYYEQDDAGVLPRSIATFAAFENAMTLDIAMGGSTNTVLHLLAAAHEGEVPFTMTDIDRLSRRVPVLCKVAPAVGDVHMEDVHRAGGIMGILGELDRAGLLDTSVGSVHAPTLGAALEHWDVKRTSSAAVHDFFRAAPGGVPTQVAFSQSERYDDVDTNRETGVIRSAEHAFSKDGGLAVLFGNLAEDGCIVKTAGVDESILTFTGTARVFESQDDAVSAILGNRVKPGEIVLIRYEGPRGGPGMQEMLYPTSYLKSKGLGKQCALITDGRFSGGSSGLSIGHVSPEAAEGGTIGLVHEGDTIEIDIPNRRIHLAVADEELAARRAAQEAKGWAPAAPRKRNVTTALKAYAALATSAAKGAVRQLP encoded by the coding sequence ATGCCCGCTTATCGCTCCCGTACCACCACCCATGGCCGCAACATGGCCGGCGCGCGCGGCCTCTGGCGCGCCACCGGCATGAAGGACAGCGACTTCGGCAAGCCGATCATCGCGGTGGTGAACTCCTTCACCCAGTTCGTGCCGGGCCATGTGCACCTGAAAGACCTCGGTCAGATGGTGGCGCGTGAGATCGAGGCCGCCGGCGGTGTGGCCAAGGAGTTCAACACCATTGCGGTCGATGACGGCATCGCCATGGGCCATGACGGCATGCTCTATTCGCTGCCCTCGCGCGAGCTGATCGCCGACAGCGTGGAGTACATGGTCAACGCCCATTGCGCCGACGCCATGGTCTGCATCTCCAATTGCGACAAGATCACCCCGGGCATGCTGATGGCGTCGCTGCGCCTCAACATCCCGACCGTCTTCGTCTCCGGTGGGCCGATGGAAGCGGGCAAGGTGGTGCTGAACGGCAAGGCCAAGGCGCTCGATCTCGTCGATGCCATGGTGGCGGCGGCCGACGACCGCATCTCCGACGAGGATGTGAAGGCCATCGAGCGCTCGGCCTGCCCGACCTGCGGTTCCTGCTCGGGCATGTTCACCGCCAATTCGATGAACTGCCTGACCGAGGCGCTCGGCCTGTCGCTTCCCGGCAATGGCTCGACGCTCGCCACCCATGCGGACCGCAAGCGCCTGTTCGTCGAGGCCGGCCATCTCGTGGTCGATCTCGCCCGCCGCTATTACGAGCAGGACGATGCCGGCGTGCTGCCGCGCTCCATCGCCACTTTCGCCGCCTTCGAGAACGCGATGACGCTCGACATCGCCATGGGCGGCTCGACCAACACGGTTCTGCATCTGCTGGCCGCCGCCCATGAGGGCGAGGTGCCCTTCACCATGACCGACATTGACCGGCTGTCGCGCCGCGTGCCGGTGCTGTGCAAGGTCGCCCCGGCTGTGGGCGACGTGCACATGGAAGACGTCCACCGCGCCGGCGGCATCATGGGCATTCTCGGTGAGCTGGACCGGGCCGGGCTGCTCGACACCTCGGTCGGCTCCGTCCACGCCCCGACGCTCGGCGCCGCGCTGGAGCACTGGGACGTCAAGCGCACCAGCAGCGCCGCCGTGCATGACTTCTTCCGCGCCGCGCCGGGCGGCGTGCCGACGCAGGTCGCCTTTTCCCAGTCGGAGCGCTACGACGACGTCGACACGAACCGCGAGACCGGCGTGATCCGCAGCGCCGAGCATGCCTTCTCCAAGGATGGCGGCCTCGCCGTGCTGTTCGGCAACCTCGCCGAGGATGGCTGCATCGTGAAGACGGCGGGCGTGGATGAGAGCATCCTCACCTTCACCGGCACGGCCCGCGTGTTCGAGAGCCAGGACGATGCCGTCTCGGCCATTCTCGGCAACCGGGTGAAGCCGGGCGAGATCGTGCTGATCCGCTATGAGGGGCCGCGCGGCGGGCCGGGCATGCAGGAAATGCTCTACCCGACCAGCTATCTGAAGTCGAAAGGCCTCGGCAAGCAGTGCGCGCTCATCACCGACGGGCGCTTCTCCGGCGGCTCCTCGGGCTTGTCCATCGGCCATGTCTCGCCGGAAGCGGCGGAAGGCGGCACGATCGGCCTCGTCCATGAGGGCGACACGATCGAGATCGACATCCCCAACCGCCGCATTCATCTTGCGGTGGCGGATGAGGAGCTTGCCGCCCGCCGCGCCGCGCAGGAGGCCAAGGGCTGGGCGCCCGCCGCGCCGCGCAAGCGCAATGTGACGACGGCGCTCAAGGCCTATGCTGCGCTGGCCACCAGCGCCGCCAAGGGCGCGGTGCGCCAGCTTCCGTGA